One region of Eupeodes corollae chromosome 1, idEupCoro1.1, whole genome shotgun sequence genomic DNA includes:
- the LOC129943267 gene encoding general odorant-binding protein 56h-like, which produces MKFILLVAIIVACIGGQVWACDNITATISAVEKCKEVQNITEEEMEHLLIGDFDDGGADENVMCFVKCVMDGFDALDGDELNKGAFNDFFEPILGPEKTEKLYDECKDESGDEECETAFKTAICLMKSENSLQF; this is translated from the exons ATGAAGTTTATACTATTAGTTGCTATTATTGTTGCTTGTATTGGCGGTCAG gTTTGGGCATGCGATAATATTACCGCTACGATTTCAGCTGTAGAAAAATGCAAAGAGGTACAAAATATTACTGAAGAGGAGATGGAGCATCTTTTAATAGGCGATTTTGATGATGGGGGGGCAGATGAGAATGTTATGTGCTTCGTCAAGTGTGTGATGGATGGTTTTGATGCACTGGATGGTGATGAATTGAATAAAGGTgctttcaatgattttttcgaacCTATTTTGGGTCCGGAAAAGACTGAGAAATTGTATGATGAATGCAAAGATGAATCTGGCGATGAGGAGTGCGAGACAGCATTCAAGACTGCTATCTGCTTGATGAAAAGTGAAAAtagtttacaattttaa
- the LOC129939419 gene encoding uncharacterized protein LOC129939419 produces the protein MKFVLLFAIIVACIGGQVWACSDDACLTHAAVEKCKDEQNISEEQLGQLKDGAFDDGQADENVMCFVKCVLDEFDALDGDVLKPDVFNDYFEPLLGSEKTEQLYDECKDEAGDGECEIPFKIVTCLRKRDDIFKF, from the exons ATGAAGTTTGTACTATTATTTGCTATTATTGTTGCTTGTATTGGCGGTCAG GTTTGGGCATGTAGCGATGATGCTTGCCTTACGCATGCGGCTGTAGAAAAATGCAAAGATGAACAAAATATATCTGAAGAGCAGCTGGGCCAACTTAAAGATGGTGCGTTTGATGATGGGCAGGCAGATGAGAATGTTATGTGCTTTGTCAAGTGTGTGTTGGATGAGTTTGATGCACTGGATGGTGATGTATTGAAGCCCGATGTTTTCAATGATTATTTCGAACCACTTTTGGGTTCGGAAAAGACTGAGCAATTGTATGATGAATGCAAAGATGAAGCTGGCGATGGGGAGTGCGAGATACCATTCAAGATTGTTACGTGCTTGAGAAAGCgtgatgatatttttaaattttaa